A genomic stretch from Streptomyces sp. QL37 includes:
- a CDS encoding cytochrome P450: protein MNDSPGTAPTPDAAPELFTWEFATDPYPAYAWLREHSPVHRTKLPSGVEAWLVTRYADARQALADTRLSKNPAHHAGSANAKGKTGIPGERKAELMTHLLNIDPPDHTRLRRLVSKAFTPRRVAEFAPRVQELTDRLIDTFIEEGKADLIHDFAFPLPIYAICDLLGVPREDQDDFRDWAGMMIRHGGGPRGGVARSVKKMRGYLAELIHRKRESPGDDLISGLIRASDHGEHLSENEAAAMAFILLFAGFETTVNLIGNGTYALLRNPAQRERLERSLAAGETELLATGIEELLRYDGPVELATWRYATEPVTLGGQDIAAGDPVLVVLAAADRDPERFQDADSLDLARSDNQHLGYGHGIHYCLGAPLARLEGQVALATLLRRLPDLRLAAEPADLRWRGGLIMRGLRTLPVEFDPGRPAEKSDSLSTL, encoded by the coding sequence GTGAACGACAGCCCGGGGACGGCCCCCACGCCCGACGCGGCGCCCGAACTCTTCACCTGGGAGTTCGCCACCGACCCGTACCCCGCCTACGCCTGGCTCCGTGAGCACAGCCCCGTGCACCGCACGAAGCTGCCCAGCGGTGTCGAGGCCTGGCTGGTGACCCGCTACGCCGACGCCCGGCAGGCACTCGCCGACACCCGGCTCTCCAAGAACCCCGCCCACCACGCGGGCTCCGCGAACGCCAAGGGCAAGACGGGCATCCCGGGGGAGCGCAAGGCGGAGCTGATGACGCACCTGCTGAACATCGACCCCCCGGACCACACCCGGCTGCGCCGGCTCGTGTCCAAGGCGTTCACTCCGCGCCGGGTCGCGGAGTTCGCGCCGCGCGTGCAGGAGCTGACGGACCGCCTCATCGACACCTTCATCGAGGAGGGGAAGGCGGACCTCATCCACGACTTCGCCTTCCCCCTGCCGATCTACGCGATCTGTGACCTGCTGGGCGTGCCCCGGGAGGACCAGGACGACTTCCGCGACTGGGCGGGCATGATGATCCGGCACGGCGGCGGACCGCGCGGCGGGGTGGCCAGGTCGGTCAAGAAGATGCGGGGCTATCTCGCCGAACTCATCCACCGCAAGAGGGAGAGTCCCGGCGACGACCTGATCTCCGGACTGATCCGCGCGAGCGACCACGGCGAGCACCTCAGTGAGAACGAGGCCGCTGCGATGGCGTTCATCCTCCTTTTCGCCGGCTTCGAGACGACCGTGAACCTGATCGGCAACGGCACGTACGCGCTGCTGCGCAACCCGGCCCAGCGCGAGCGTCTGGAGCGCTCGCTGGCCGCGGGGGAGACGGAACTGCTCGCCACGGGTATCGAGGAGCTGCTGCGCTACGACGGCCCGGTGGAGCTCGCGACATGGCGTTACGCCACCGAACCCGTGACGCTGGGAGGGCAGGACATCGCGGCGGGGGACCCGGTCCTGGTGGTGCTGGCCGCCGCCGACCGGGACCCGGAGCGGTTCCAGGATGCGGACAGCCTGGATCTCGCGCGCAGTGACAACCAGCACCTCGGATACGGGCACGGCATCCACTACTGCCTGGGTGCGCCGCTGGCCCGGCTGGAGGGGCAGGTGGCGCTGGCGACCCTGCTGAGGCGCCTTCCTGACCTGCGGCTCGCCGCGGAACCTGCCGATTTGCGCTGGCGTGGCGGGCTCATCATGCGTGGACTGCGCACGCTTCCCGTGGAGTTCGATCCCGGGCGTCCGGCCGAAAAAAGTGACAGCCTGTCAACTCTGTGA
- a CDS encoding nucleoside triphosphate pyrophosphohydrolase, with product MNAEDPGRIVLLTASHRVAPGLLSWPAWQTLHAADRVLCAESFHPQLPYLREAGVAVEHTAPSAEELVDDCAGGRTVVVLVGGEGDQRLTDGLARLGGSGRVQMPDLELLPGSYDLPGARLLDLVQVMDRIRLECPWTSQKTHKGLAKYAIEEAYELVEAIEDGDREELREELGDVLLQVVFHARIAQEDQEEPFGIDDVAATIVEKLIHRHPHVFGDETAETPEDVHAHWLRTKAIEKQRESVTDGVPLGQPGLALAAKLGSRARGAGLDAALPEGDGIGYRLLALAVRAEQDGTDPEAALRAAARAYRDAIRAAEGLGETGAVQDGVEE from the coding sequence GTGAACGCTGAAGACCCCGGCCGTATCGTCCTCCTCACCGCCAGTCACCGGGTGGCCCCCGGTCTGCTGTCCTGGCCCGCCTGGCAGACGCTGCACGCGGCGGACCGCGTGCTGTGCGCCGAGTCCTTCCATCCGCAGCTGCCGTATCTGCGGGAGGCGGGGGTGGCCGTGGAACACACCGCGCCGTCCGCCGAGGAACTGGTGGACGACTGCGCGGGCGGCCGGACCGTGGTGGTGCTGGTGGGCGGCGAGGGCGACCAGCGGCTCACCGACGGCCTGGCCCGGCTCGGCGGCTCGGGCCGGGTGCAGATGCCGGACCTGGAGCTGCTGCCGGGCTCGTACGACCTGCCCGGCGCGCGGCTCCTGGACCTGGTCCAGGTCATGGACCGGATCCGGCTCGAATGCCCGTGGACCTCGCAGAAGACGCACAAGGGCCTCGCCAAGTACGCCATCGAGGAGGCGTACGAACTGGTCGAGGCCATCGAGGACGGCGACCGCGAGGAACTGCGCGAGGAGCTCGGCGACGTGCTGCTCCAGGTCGTCTTCCACGCCCGGATCGCGCAGGAGGACCAGGAGGAGCCGTTCGGCATCGACGATGTCGCGGCCACGATCGTCGAGAAGCTGATCCACCGTCATCCGCACGTGTTCGGCGACGAGACCGCCGAGACCCCGGAGGACGTCCACGCGCACTGGCTCCGTACGAAGGCGATCGAGAAGCAGCGCGAGTCGGTCACCGACGGGGTGCCGCTCGGCCAGCCCGGTCTGGCGCTGGCCGCCAAGCTCGGCAGCAGGGCCCGTGGAGCGGGCCTCGACGCCGCGCTCCCCGAGGGCGACGGGATCGGCTACCGGCTGCTCGCCCTCGCCGTACGGGCCGAACAGGACGGCACCGACCCGGAGGCCGCCCTGCGGGCCGCCGCCCGCGCCTACCGGGACGCGATCCGCGCGGCGGAGGGCCTCGGGGAGACCGGGGCCGTTCAGGACGGCGTCGAGGAGTGA
- a CDS encoding SurA N-terminal domain-containing protein, protein MHRRRRTALALTAATLVAAPLLTACGSEAHPGAAAVVGGDRIDVATVQAEAADVRTAQQDSERSEELVTKSGQLTRVKLSGLIFGRVLDRAAKDAGVGVSRKEIQQIRSAAAEQSGGDEGVRTLMLEQRWVAPGQIEASLRQEVQLQKLAQALGADLQNPAGVQAVGESLTKASKALHIDVNPRYGSWDDQKVQLSTYKAPWITQVTPVQGQEPEAGA, encoded by the coding sequence TTGCACCGCCGACGTCGCACCGCGCTCGCCCTTACCGCCGCAACGCTCGTCGCGGCGCCGCTCCTGACCGCCTGTGGCAGTGAGGCCCATCCAGGTGCCGCGGCCGTGGTCGGCGGCGACCGGATCGACGTGGCCACGGTCCAGGCGGAGGCGGCCGACGTACGCACCGCGCAGCAGGACTCCGAACGGTCCGAGGAACTGGTGACGAAGTCGGGCCAGCTGACCCGGGTCAAGCTGTCCGGCCTGATCTTCGGGCGGGTCCTGGACCGCGCCGCGAAGGACGCCGGGGTCGGCGTCAGCCGTAAGGAGATCCAGCAGATCCGCAGCGCCGCCGCCGAGCAGTCCGGCGGCGACGAGGGCGTACGGACCCTGATGCTGGAGCAGCGCTGGGTGGCGCCCGGCCAGATCGAGGCGAGTCTGCGCCAGGAGGTCCAGCTCCAGAAGCTGGCCCAGGCGCTCGGCGCCGACCTGCAGAACCCCGCCGGGGTCCAGGCGGTCGGCGAGAGCCTCACCAAGGCGTCGAAGGCGCTGCACATCGACGTCAACCCGCGCTACGGCAGCTGGGACGACCAGAAGGTCCAGCTCAGCACCTACAAGGCCCCGTGGATCACCCAGGTCACCCCCGTCCAGGGCCAGGAGCCCGAGGCCGGCGCCTGA